The following are from one region of the Roseobacter fucihabitans genome:
- a CDS encoding glycosyltransferase codes for MNTLRLVLPEPEPVSDLMAPAITYEPIGRMLLDRGKIAATDLEHALKIQGHIDAPLGEIMVSEGLLLKRDLLGALAAQCHAPDADLDLEPPLPKMASCLPAEVCLRHGVVPWKRDGLRILVATSSPADFAALCQTMRRRGLSLFPVIVDELQIQSHISRLYGRELAEKAAVRVPEVESCRNWATRGKHRLFCALAVGLMIMALTLWSPLWTFTIAVLWAVLTLVMTTTMKAFAFAAQLLHRKPARKDYCTLASAKFRLPRVSVLVPLLKEKEIAGQLIRRLSRLTYPKSLLNVVLVLEEGDKTTHETIARTQLPDWMSVIEVPGAGDLTTKPRALNYALDFCRGSIIGVWDAEDWPEADQIERVVSRFNEAPENVVCLQGILDYYNSRTNWLSRCFTIEYATWWRVILPGIAKLGLIIPLGGTTLFFRRDALEKLGGWDAHNVTEDADLGVRLARHGFVTELLPTVTREEATSRAWPWVRQRSRWLKGFMITYFVHMRHPVRLIQDVGFKRFMGLQTIFLASFSQFAAAPLLWSFWLTLTGVPHPVETTLGTPVIWGLMGLFIFSEALSLAMGIYAVSGRVHRHLIPFVPSMMIYFTLGALASYKALWEMVSAPFYWDKTQHGVSHPAETD; via the coding sequence ATGAATACCCTGCGGTTGGTCCTGCCAGAACCCGAACCGGTCTCGGATCTGATGGCGCCCGCGATCACCTATGAACCGATTGGCCGTATGCTGTTGGATCGTGGCAAGATCGCGGCGACCGATCTGGAACATGCGCTCAAAATCCAAGGGCATATTGATGCGCCGCTGGGCGAAATCATGGTGTCCGAAGGGCTGCTGCTCAAACGCGATTTGCTGGGCGCGCTGGCCGCCCAATGTCATGCGCCGGACGCCGATCTGGATCTCGAGCCCCCCTTGCCCAAGATGGCGTCTTGCCTGCCGGCCGAGGTTTGCCTGCGCCACGGGGTTGTCCCGTGGAAACGCGACGGCTTGCGCATCCTCGTGGCCACCAGCAGCCCTGCGGATTTCGCGGCACTATGCCAAACCATGCGGCGGCGCGGGCTGTCCCTGTTCCCGGTCATCGTGGATGAGTTGCAAATTCAATCCCATATCAGCCGCCTTTACGGTCGCGAACTCGCCGAAAAAGCTGCCGTGCGCGTGCCCGAAGTGGAGAGTTGCCGCAATTGGGCCACGCGGGGCAAGCACCGCCTTTTCTGCGCCTTGGCGGTCGGCCTCATGATCATGGCTTTGACGCTGTGGTCCCCGCTGTGGACTTTCACAATCGCCGTTCTCTGGGCGGTTTTAACGCTTGTCATGACCACAACGATGAAGGCCTTCGCCTTTGCGGCGCAGCTTTTGCACAGGAAACCGGCGCGCAAGGATTATTGCACCCTGGCATCGGCCAAGTTCCGGCTGCCGCGTGTTTCCGTATTGGTGCCGCTGCTCAAGGAAAAGGAAATCGCCGGTCAATTGATCCGTCGGTTGAGCCGATTGACCTATCCCAAATCGCTTCTGAACGTCGTTCTGGTTCTCGAAGAGGGTGACAAAACCACCCACGAAACCATCGCGCGCACACAATTGCCCGACTGGATGAGCGTGATCGAAGTGCCAGGTGCGGGCGATCTGACCACGAAACCGCGCGCCTTGAACTATGCGCTCGATTTCTGCCGGGGCAGCATCATCGGCGTGTGGGATGCCGAAGACTGGCCCGAAGCGGATCAGATCGAGCGCGTCGTCAGCCGTTTCAATGAGGCCCCTGAGAATGTCGTCTGTCTGCAAGGTATTCTGGATTACTATAATTCCCGCACCAATTGGCTCTCGCGCTGTTTTACCATCGAATATGCGACCTGGTGGCGTGTGATTCTGCCCGGCATTGCCAAGCTGGGTCTGATCATTCCGCTGGGCGGCACCACGCTGTTTTTCCGCCGTGATGCGCTGGAAAAATTGGGCGGCTGGGATGCGCATAACGTCACAGAGGATGCCGATTTAGGCGTACGCCTGGCGCGTCATGGGTTTGTGACCGAACTCTTGCCAACCGTGACGCGCGAAGAAGCCACCAGCCGGGCCTGGCCTTGGGTGCGGCAACGCTCGCGCTGGCTCAAGGGGTTCATGATCACCTATTTCGTTCACATGCGACACCCGGTCAGATTAATTCAAGACGTGGGTTTTAAACGGTTTATGGGCCTGCAGACGATCTTCCTGGCCTCTTTTTCGCAATTCGCCGCCGCCCCCTTGCTCTGGTCATTCTGGTTAACGCTGACCGGGGTCCCGCATCCGGTCGAAACCACGCTGGGCACCCCCGTGATCTGGGGCTTGATGGGTCTGTTCATTTTTTCCGAAGCGCTCAGCCTGGCCATGGGTATCTATGCCGTCTCGGGCCGGGTGCATCGCCATCTCATCCCCTTCGTCCCCAGCATGATGATCTATTTCACGCTGGGCGCGCTGGCGAGTTACAAAGCCCTCTGGGAGATGGTCAGCGCGCCGTTTTACTGGGATAAAACCCAGCACGGCGTGTCCCATCCGGCAGAAACCGACTAG
- the carA gene encoding glutamine-hydrolyzing carbamoyl-phosphate synthase small subunit, with translation MQPSASDRPTACLALADGTLFYGIGFGATGQTVAELCFNTAMTGYQEIMTDPSYAGQIVTFTFPHIGNTGVNPEDDETGDPVAEGMIVKWMPTDPSNWRAVQGLDAWLSARGRIALGGVDTRRLTRAIRQSGAPHVALCHDPQGNFDVEAMVAAARAFGGLEGLDLARKVTCAQSYRWNEMRWAWPEGYAPQTDAKHKVVAVDYGAKRNILRCLASAGCDVTVLPATASFEDIMAHDPDGVFLSNGPGDPAATGAYAVPMIQQVLSDTQLPLFGICLGHQMLALALGAQTIKMNHGHHGANHPVKDHDTGKVEITSMNHGFAVDAQTLPAGVVETHTSLFDGSNCGIRVDGRPIWSVQHHPEASPGPQDSYYLFERFAQAMAERVA, from the coding sequence ATGCAGCCCTCTGCGTCCGACCGCCCGACCGCTTGTCTGGCGCTTGCTGATGGCACCTTGTTCTATGGGATCGGGTTTGGTGCCACCGGCCAGACGGTCGCGGAACTGTGCTTTAACACCGCCATGACGGGGTATCAGGAGATCATGACCGACCCCTCCTATGCGGGGCAGATCGTGACCTTCACCTTTCCCCACATCGGCAATACCGGCGTGAACCCCGAAGATGACGAAACCGGCGATCCGGTGGCTGAGGGCATGATCGTCAAATGGATGCCGACGGATCCCTCAAACTGGCGCGCGGTGCAGGGGCTGGATGCGTGGCTTTCCGCGCGGGGTCGCATAGCGCTTGGGGGGGTGGACACCCGCCGCCTGACGCGCGCGATCCGTCAATCGGGCGCACCACACGTGGCCCTGTGCCATGACCCACAAGGCAATTTTGACGTCGAGGCCATGGTGGCCGCAGCGCGCGCCTTCGGCGGTCTGGAAGGTCTTGATCTGGCGCGTAAAGTCACCTGTGCGCAATCTTATCGCTGGAATGAAATGCGGTGGGCCTGGCCAGAGGGATATGCCCCTCAGACCGATGCGAAACACAAGGTGGTCGCGGTGGATTATGGCGCAAAACGCAACATCCTGCGCTGTCTGGCCAGCGCGGGGTGCGATGTGACCGTGCTGCCTGCGACAGCCAGTTTCGAGGACATTATGGCGCATGATCCGGATGGCGTGTTCCTCTCCAACGGTCCGGGTGATCCGGCCGCGACGGGGGCCTATGCCGTGCCAATGATCCAGCAGGTTTTATCCGACACACAGCTGCCGTTGTTCGGGATTTGCCTGGGGCACCAGATGCTCGCCCTTGCCCTTGGGGCGCAGACGATCAAGATGAACCACGGCCATCACGGTGCGAACCATCCGGTCAAGGATCACGATACCGGCAAGGTTGAAATCACCTCGATGAACCATGGGTTTGCAGTGGACGCGCAGACCCTGCCCGCGGGTGTGGTGGAAACGCATACCTCGCTGTTTGATGGCTCAAACTGCGGCATTCGCGTGGATGGACGCCCCATATGGTCGGTGCAGCATCACCCCGAGGCCAGCCCCGGCCCGCAGGACAGCTATTATCTGTTCGAGCGCTTTGCTCAGGCGATGGCGGAGCGTGTGGCCTGA
- a CDS encoding GatB/YqeY domain-containing protein, whose protein sequence is MELREKVSVALKQAMRDKAADRLSTLRLINAAIKDKDIAARAESNDEGVGNGEVLAILGKMSKQRLESARAYEEGGRLDLAEREKAEIEVIEEFLPRQLSDVETEKAVSEAVDEVGADSIRDMGKVMGLLKAKYTGQMDFGTVGPMVKARLS, encoded by the coding sequence ATGGAATTGCGCGAAAAGGTCTCAGTGGCCCTCAAACAGGCCATGCGGGACAAAGCGGCGGACCGGCTTTCGACGCTGCGCCTGATCAATGCCGCGATCAAGGACAAGGACATAGCCGCGCGGGCGGAGAGTAATGATGAGGGTGTCGGCAACGGCGAGGTTCTGGCCATCCTGGGCAAGATGTCCAAGCAACGGCTGGAAAGCGCGCGCGCTTATGAGGAGGGCGGCCGGCTTGATCTGGCCGAGCGCGAGAAGGCGGAGATCGAGGTGATCGAGGAGTTCCTGCCGCGCCAGCTATCTGATGTGGAAACGGAAAAAGCAGTATCGGAGGCGGTTGACGAAGTCGGTGCCGATAGTATCCGCGATATGGGTAAGGTCATGGGGCTACTGAAAGCGAAATACACCGGCCAGATGGATTTCGGCACTGTTGGCCCGATGGTCAAGGCGCGGCTCAGCTGA
- a CDS encoding DUF2244 domain-containing protein, translating to MPYQWTSTPGASPQRLKLWPHNSLPARGMAAFVLTTFTLICIPTLPLLGSPILWGLLPFLLAAVWGIFYALQRNHRARQITEVLTLDRDDAHLIREEPSGKVQEWECNRYWTTITKYEDDGPIPHYVTLKGKGREVEIGAFLSEEERISLYEELQIAWRR from the coding sequence ATGCCTTACCAATGGACATCCACGCCCGGTGCCTCACCTCAGAGGCTCAAACTCTGGCCGCATAATTCGCTGCCCGCGCGTGGCATGGCGGCCTTTGTGCTGACCACCTTTACGCTGATCTGCATCCCGACCCTGCCCCTGCTGGGCTCGCCGATTTTATGGGGGCTCCTGCCCTTCCTGCTGGCGGCGGTCTGGGGCATTTTCTATGCGCTGCAACGCAACCACCGCGCGCGCCAGATCACCGAAGTACTGACCCTGGACCGCGATGACGCGCATCTGATCCGCGAGGAGCCATCGGGCAAAGTGCAGGAGTGGGAATGCAACCGCTATTGGACCACCATCACCAAATATGAAGACGACGGACCGATTCCGCATTACGTCACGCTCAAGGGCAAGGGTCGTGAGGTCGAAATCGGGGCTTTTTTGAGCGAAGAGGAACGCATTTCGCTTTATGAAGAGTTGCAGATTGCCTGGCGGCGGTGA
- a CDS encoding VPLPA-CTERM sorting domain-containing protein: protein MNFKTKILASGLSIAMLALANMASAASVTPNFDTFGNLTTQSGGQVTFGGSGIPTSPAAVSDFIVGSDNIRVGIIATPRFSSPTPTNDGAGTYTAQTGESASGLSLWNFSFFAESSGDLANAGIKLYYDLDPTVGNDLSTLGVIDVGFFNTGSVFDGSQNLGFGYLASGAPGVTAPVPFAGAFSPFAPGEYSFRIGTDTDFAAINVNVAAVPLPAGLPLFLTAIAGLYWVRRKPA, encoded by the coding sequence ATGAATTTCAAGACAAAGATACTTGCGAGCGGCCTAAGCATTGCAATGCTAGCATTGGCGAACATGGCCTCCGCCGCATCGGTGACACCAAATTTCGACACATTCGGCAATCTGACGACGCAAAGCGGCGGCCAGGTGACCTTCGGCGGCAGCGGAATACCCACCAGCCCCGCCGCGGTCTCCGACTTCATAGTCGGAAGCGATAATATTCGCGTCGGCATTATCGCAACACCGCGGTTTTCCAGCCCGACACCCACGAACGACGGAGCTGGCACCTACACGGCTCAGACCGGTGAAAGCGCGTCCGGTCTTTCGCTTTGGAACTTCAGCTTTTTTGCGGAAAGCTCCGGCGATCTGGCGAATGCAGGCATCAAACTCTATTACGATCTTGACCCGACGGTCGGCAATGACCTCTCGACGCTGGGCGTGATCGATGTTGGGTTCTTTAATACCGGATCTGTCTTTGACGGCAGCCAGAACCTCGGTTTTGGCTATCTGGCCAGCGGTGCGCCCGGCGTCACGGCACCCGTCCCATTTGCCGGAGCCTTCAGCCCTTTCGCACCGGGCGAATATAGCTTCCGCATCGGAACCGACACCGACTTCGCTGCAATCAACGTGAACGTGGCAGCCGTCCCCCTGCCCGCAGGTCTGCCGCTGTTCCTGACTGCCATCGCCGGTCTCTACTGGGTACGTCGCAAACCGGCGTAA
- the ctaD gene encoding cytochrome c oxidase subunit I, translated as MADAAIHGQEHHDERGFFTRWFMSTNHKDIGILYLIVSALVGFVSVAFTIYMRLELMNPGVQYMCMEGARFIASGEVCTPNGHLWNVLITGHGILMMFFVVIPALFGGFGNYFMPLQIGAPDMAFPRMNNLSFWLYVAGTTLAICSVLAPGGNDQLGSGVGWVLYPPLSTNEGGFSMDLAIFAVHVSGASSILGAINMITTFLNMRAPGMTLFKVPLFSWSIFVTSWLILLSLPVLAGAITMLLMDRNFGFTFFDPSGGGDPVLYQHILWFFGHPEVYIIILPGFGIISHVIATFARKPIFGYLPMVWAIIAIGALGFVVWAHHMYTVGMSLNQQAYFMLATMVIAVPTGVKVFSWIATMWGGSVEFKTPMLWAFGFLFLFTVGGVTGIVLSQAAVDRYYHDTYYVVAHFHYVMSLGAVFAIFAGVYFYLPKMSGRMYPEWAGKLHFWAMFIGANLTFFPQHFLGRQGMPRRYIDYPDAFAYWNQWSSIGAFLSFASFIFFFGIIAWTLLKGRRVTENNPWNEYADTLEWTLPSPPPEHTFEQLPKREDWDKQHSH; from the coding sequence ATGGCAGACGCAGCCATCCACGGCCAGGAACATCATGATGAACGCGGGTTCTTCACACGTTGGTTCATGTCCACAAACCACAAAGACATCGGGATCCTCTATCTGATCGTCTCCGCCCTCGTGGGCTTCGTGTCGGTGGCATTTACCATCTACATGCGCCTCGAACTGATGAATCCGGGCGTTCAGTACATGTGCATGGAGGGCGCGCGCTTCATCGCTTCGGGCGAAGTCTGCACCCCAAATGGTCATCTATGGAACGTCCTGATCACCGGTCACGGCATCCTGATGATGTTCTTCGTCGTCATCCCCGCCCTTTTTGGCGGATTTGGCAACTATTTCATGCCGCTCCAGATCGGCGCGCCCGATATGGCCTTTCCGCGCATGAACAACCTGTCGTTCTGGCTCTATGTCGCCGGGACCACGCTGGCGATCTGCTCGGTGCTGGCACCGGGGGGTAATGACCAGCTCGGCTCGGGTGTCGGCTGGGTGCTCTATCCACCGCTCTCCACCAATGAGGGCGGCTTCTCCATGGATCTCGCGATCTTCGCGGTCCACGTCTCCGGGGCCTCCTCAATCCTGGGCGCGATCAACATGATCACCACCTTTCTGAACATGCGCGCACCGGGCATGACGCTCTTCAAGGTGCCGCTGTTTTCCTGGTCGATCTTCGTGACAAGCTGGCTGATCCTTTTGTCCCTGCCGGTTCTGGCGGGCGCAATCACCATGCTTCTGATGGATCGGAACTTCGGCTTCACCTTCTTTGATCCGTCAGGCGGCGGTGATCCCGTGCTCTATCAGCACATCCTGTGGTTCTTCGGACACCCCGAAGTCTACATCATCATTCTGCCCGGCTTTGGCATCATCTCGCATGTGATCGCGACCTTCGCGCGCAAACCAATCTTCGGCTACCTGCCGATGGTCTGGGCGATCATCGCCATCGGCGCTCTGGGCTTTGTTGTCTGGGCGCACCACATGTATACGGTGGGCATGTCCCTCAACCAGCAAGCCTATTTTATGTTGGCCACGATGGTCATCGCGGTGCCCACGGGCGTGAAGGTCTTTAGCTGGATCGCCACCATGTGGGGCGGATCGGTGGAATTCAAAACGCCCATGCTCTGGGCCTTTGGCTTCCTCTTCCTCTTCACCGTGGGCGGCGTCACCGGCATCGTGCTGTCACAGGCCGCGGTGGACCGCTATTACCACGACACCTACTATGTGGTGGCGCACTTCCACTATGTGATGTCGCTCGGGGCGGTCTTCGCCATCTTCGCCGGGGTCTACTTCTACCTGCCGAAAATGTCGGGCCGCATGTACCCTGAATGGGCGGGTAAACTGCACTTCTGGGCTATGTTCATCGGGGCAAACCTGACCTTCTTCCCCCAACACTTCCTGGGCCGTCAGGGCATGCCACGCCGCTACATCGACTATCCGGACGCTTTTGCCTACTGGAACCAATGGTCGAGCATCGGCGCATTCCTCTCCTTTGCGTCCTTCATTTTCTTCTTCGGCATCATCGCCTGGACCCTGCTCAAGGGCCGCCGCGTGACGGAAAACAACCCGTGGAACGAATATGCGGATACGCTGGAATGGACTCTGCCCTCCCCGCCGCCCGAACATACGTTCGAGCAGCTCCCCAAGCGGGAAGACTGGGACAAACAGCACTCCCATTAA
- a CDS encoding PAS domain-containing sensor histidine kinase, whose product MQVVQAQYIQQTPALVDESSLAFWSRMSELVPGIIYIFNHETMCNEYSNCTIAEFLGYTPEEVLAMGDAVLPTLVHHDDHERLFNYLGSLRSLPIGAESAFEYRMNSKLGNEVWMRSVDTVFETAPDGSVLRHIGVAVDITSQKRNENRLLEANETLEAQVRARTAELQALNEELETRVAQRTAELVETNRDLKQLTFVATHDLRVPVNNMTSLTHMLLEAEEALPPEHAETLTWMHDVCRQANDKLDALICVAQAHSAELSEFEAIDIANVADRVLVNLHFQVAQSKSVIRFDLEVKTVWFVPRELENILQSMIGNAIKYRAAERRPRIILRSRVYDNEVEVSIIDNGTGLDLARDEAKVFGLFKRAHATPEGAGVSLYAIRRILERIGGSIAVASEPGKGSCFSFRLPIGAGGT is encoded by the coding sequence ATGCAGGTGGTTCAGGCTCAATACATCCAGCAGACGCCTGCTTTAGTTGATGAAAGCAGCCTTGCATTCTGGAGTCGCATGAGCGAGCTGGTGCCTGGAATCATCTATATCTTCAACCATGAAACGATGTGCAACGAGTATAGCAATTGCACGATCGCGGAATTTCTGGGCTACACGCCGGAGGAAGTGCTGGCGATGGGGGACGCGGTCCTGCCGACGCTTGTGCATCATGATGACCATGAACGGCTGTTCAACTATCTCGGCTCGCTGCGCAGCTTGCCGATCGGCGCGGAAAGCGCGTTTGAATATCGCATGAACTCGAAACTGGGCAATGAAGTATGGATGCGCAGCGTGGATACGGTCTTTGAAACCGCGCCAGATGGCTCTGTGCTGCGACATATCGGCGTTGCGGTAGACATCACATCTCAAAAACGAAACGAAAACAGATTATTGGAGGCGAATGAAACTCTTGAGGCACAGGTCCGGGCGCGGACGGCTGAACTTCAGGCCCTAAACGAGGAGTTGGAAACGCGTGTTGCGCAACGTACCGCCGAATTGGTCGAAACCAACCGTGACCTCAAACAACTTACCTTTGTGGCGACGCATGACCTGCGTGTTCCGGTCAATAACATGACCAGCCTGACGCATATGCTCTTAGAGGCCGAGGAGGCCTTGCCGCCCGAACATGCCGAAACCCTGACGTGGATGCACGACGTTTGTCGGCAAGCCAACGACAAATTGGACGCGCTAATTTGTGTGGCGCAGGCCCATTCCGCCGAGCTATCGGAGTTTGAGGCAATCGATATTGCAAATGTCGCGGACCGTGTGCTGGTCAACCTGCATTTTCAGGTCGCGCAAAGCAAATCGGTGATCCGCTTTGATCTGGAAGTCAAAACCGTTTGGTTCGTGCCGCGCGAACTGGAGAATATCCTGCAATCCATGATTGGCAACGCGATCAAATACCGTGCCGCCGAGCGCAGGCCCCGCATCATTTTGCGCTCGCGTGTATACGACAATGAGGTGGAGGTGTCGATTATCGACAACGGGACCGGGTTGGACCTGGCGCGGGATGAGGCCAAGGTTTTCGGGTTGTTTAAACGCGCGCACGCCACACCTGAGGGGGCCGGTGTGTCGCTCTATGCGATTCGACGCATTTTGGAACGTATAGGCGGATCGATTGCCGTCGCGAGTGAGCCGGGCAAGGGCAGTTGCTTTTCTTTCCGGTTGCCCATCGGGGCGGGTGGCACGTGA
- a CDS encoding response regulator, whose product MARRLRSVLLVDDDKVTNLMHMRLIRRSGLIDHVDVVTDGLAALEYLKEKRINGLPTPEMILLDINMPRMDGFEFLEDYASLSVKFRPVKPMIIMLSTSVLRADQDRAEADPNVYRFISKPIGADDIAGFVNQYQRFAAH is encoded by the coding sequence ATGGCGCGAAGGCTGAGATCTGTTTTGCTCGTGGATGACGACAAGGTGACAAACCTGATGCATATGCGGCTGATCCGCCGCTCCGGGTTAATCGATCATGTTGATGTTGTTACCGACGGCCTTGCTGCCCTTGAATATCTGAAGGAGAAGCGGATCAATGGCCTGCCCACGCCCGAAATGATTTTGCTGGATATCAATATGCCGCGCATGGACGGGTTCGAATTTCTTGAGGATTACGCCAGCTTGTCGGTGAAATTCCGCCCGGTGAAGCCGATGATCATCATGCTGTCCACCTCCGTTTTGCGCGCGGATCAGGACCGCGCAGAGGCGGATCCAAATGTGTATCGCTTCATCAGCAAACCCATCGGTGCAGACGACATCGCCGGGTTTGTCAATCAGTATCAGAGATTTGCGGCGCATTAA
- the lipB gene encoding lipoyl(octanoyl) transferase LipB, with amino-acid sequence MVEWITTSDLTDYRAAESWMEARAEAIAQGQACECIWLVEHPPLYSAGTSAKMADLIAPDRFPVHMTRRGGQFTYHGPGQRVAYVMLDVGARGRDVRKFVQDLEHWVIDTLAQFNIKGHIRPGRVGVWVQRPDRPPDETGGIREDKIAAIGIRLRKWISFHGISINVEPDLEHFSGIVPCGISDHGVTSLVDLGYPVAMTDVDVALRQSFKAVFGDEPVAEPARILPINAPQISDTD; translated from the coding sequence ATGGTGGAGTGGATCACAACAAGCGACCTAACAGACTATCGCGCCGCGGAAAGCTGGATGGAGGCGCGCGCAGAGGCGATCGCACAAGGACAGGCGTGCGAGTGCATCTGGCTCGTGGAGCATCCGCCGCTTTATTCCGCCGGAACCAGCGCCAAGATGGCCGATCTTATCGCGCCCGATCGCTTTCCAGTTCACATGACACGGCGCGGTGGGCAGTTCACCTATCATGGGCCCGGCCAGCGGGTCGCCTACGTCATGCTCGACGTCGGCGCGCGCGGGCGCGATGTGCGCAAATTCGTGCAGGACCTGGAACATTGGGTCATCGACACGCTGGCACAATTCAACATCAAGGGACACATCCGGCCCGGTCGGGTGGGTGTCTGGGTCCAAAGACCGGATCGCCCGCCGGATGAAACAGGCGGGATTCGCGAGGATAAGATTGCCGCGATCGGGATCCGACTACGCAAATGGATCAGTTTTCACGGTATTTCCATCAATGTCGAACCGGATTTGGAGCATTTTTCCGGCATCGTTCCTTGCGGGATCAGTGACCATGGCGTTACCAGCTTGGTCGATCTGGGGTATCCCGTCGCTATGACAGATGTCGATGTTGCCCTGCGCCAGAGTTTTAAAGCTGTGTTCGGGGATGAACCGGTGGCGGAACCCGCGCGAATTCTACCAATTAATGCGCCGCAAATCTCTGATACTGATTGA
- a CDS encoding peptidoglycan-binding domain-containing protein: MFSKRLTAAALAASVAAFPAARVSADAGDFIAGALIGGIVGHAATKNAQKKKTRTYRSGIPSTQQGRQVQASLNYFGFNAGRVDGQLGRQSRTAIANYQAYLGYPATGQLSPFEQDFLVASYNRAQAGGYQTTQLVAQSPEGPRGLLRTYRNELAGQVAPQAPAPVVAVAPVPQVVAPVVQAPATVAVRAPAVTPQPAPVLNATAQSGTALPNFFESGAPEASLASHCNTVSLLTSTNGYTTAASMSDPTAALNEQFCLARTYAIARSEELISQVNGFTPQQVAQQCDGFGPVVQPYVDELPGEPRDVVAKDVSGFVASTGTSAQQMSATAQICLGVGYRTDNMNVALGSALILYSLGETVYGELMGHHLALGFGTQKNVNAAGPWYEAALAATDAGADAVFVPGQPERTDILRKASLQLSGKAMPAQAGVLPVFSVAE, translated from the coding sequence ATGTTTTCCAAACGTTTGACTGCAGCCGCTCTGGCCGCATCTGTGGCGGCTTTCCCGGCCGCGCGCGTGTCTGCGGACGCAGGCGATTTCATCGCTGGTGCCCTTATCGGTGGGATCGTGGGCCATGCTGCCACGAAAAACGCTCAGAAAAAGAAAACCAGAACCTATCGCTCGGGTATTCCTTCGACGCAACAGGGACGTCAGGTTCAGGCGTCGCTGAATTATTTTGGATTTAACGCCGGGCGCGTCGACGGCCAACTGGGACGACAATCACGCACGGCGATCGCTAATTATCAGGCCTATCTGGGCTATCCGGCCACCGGCCAGTTGTCGCCGTTCGAGCAGGATTTCCTCGTCGCATCCTATAATCGTGCACAGGCTGGCGGGTATCAGACGACGCAGCTCGTCGCCCAGAGCCCTGAAGGTCCGCGCGGGTTATTGCGCACCTATCGCAATGAGTTGGCCGGTCAGGTCGCACCACAGGCCCCGGCTCCGGTTGTCGCCGTGGCACCCGTGCCGCAGGTTGTCGCGCCGGTTGTACAGGCCCCCGCGACCGTCGCGGTGCGCGCGCCCGCTGTCACGCCGCAGCCCGCCCCGGTGCTCAACGCGACCGCACAATCGGGCACTGCTTTGCCGAATTTCTTTGAGAGCGGCGCACCCGAAGCCTCCTTGGCCTCGCATTGCAATACCGTATCGCTCCTCACCAGCACCAACGGGTACACCACGGCGGCCTCTATGAGTGATCCGACAGCAGCGTTGAATGAACAATTCTGCCTGGCGCGGACCTATGCAATCGCACGCAGCGAAGAGTTGATCAGCCAGGTCAATGGCTTCACGCCGCAGCAGGTCGCGCAACAATGTGATGGATTTGGCCCGGTTGTGCAGCCCTATGTGGATGAATTGCCGGGTGAACCCCGTGACGTCGTTGCAAAAGATGTATCGGGTTTTGTGGCCTCAACCGGCACTTCCGCACAGCAAATGTCTGCCACTGCGCAGATATGTCTGGGCGTGGGGTACCGTACGGATAACATGAATGTGGCGTTGGGCTCGGCGCTGATCCTCTATTCGCTGGGCGAAACCGTTTACGGTGAGTTAATGGGCCATCACCTGGCGCTTGGCTTTGGCACGCAGAAAAATGTGAATGCAGCGGGCCCATGGTATGAAGCGGCCCTTGCGGCCACCGATGCGGGTGCCGATGCGGTATTCGTGCCTGGCCAACCGGAGCGGACGGATATTCTGCGTAAAGCGTCCTTGCAACTCAGCGGCAAGGCGATGCCGGCGCAAGCGGGCGTTCTGCCGGTGTTTTCCGTCGCGGAATAG